CTTCGGTCTGCGCAACACCAAGGAGGTCATGTGGCACAACCTCGACACGAACAGCATGGCCGCCGCGATCGCGCTCGAGAACCGCAACCAGGATCTGGCCGGGAAGACCGACGAGGTGCGTGCGTACATGGAGCGCTACGCGGCACCGCGCAGGAAGGCTGATTCATGACCGGCACGGTCTCGGTCGTCACCGGAGCGGCCGGCGGCATGGGTTCCGCCTGCGCGCGCCGGCTCGCGTCGCGCGGCCCACTCGTCGTGAGCGATCGCAACGAGGCCGCGCTCGACGCGCTCGCCGGCGATCTCCGAGCCGGCGGGTGCGACGTCCATACCGTCGCGACCGACGTGGCCGACCGCGGCGCGGTGCGCGACCTCGCCGACACGGCCGCCCGCATCGGTCCGATCGGCGCGATCGCGCACACGGCGGGCGTCTCGCCGACGATGGACGACCCCGCCACGATCGTGCGCGTCGACCTCCTCGGTACGGCGTACCTGCTCGACGCCTTCCTCGTGCACGCGACGGCGCAGACCGCGGCGGTGTGCATCGCGTCACAGAGCGCCTATCTCGTCCCCCCGTTCGACGCCGGCCTCGGTGCGCTCCCCGGCGCGCTGCTCCAGCCCGACGTGATCGCGAAGCTCACCGCGGCCGCGCCCGACGTCATCGCCGATCCCGGCATCGCGTACGGCTGGGCCAAGCGCCAGGTGGTGGACCTCGTCGTCGCGTGTGCACCCGCGTGGGGAGCGCGCGGCGCGCGTGTCGTGTCGCTCTCGCCCGGGATCATCGACACCGGGATGGGACGCCAGGAGCTGGACGCGCAACCGTTCATGCGCACGATCATCGAGAACACGCCGCTGCGCAGGATCGGCACGGCCGACGAGATCGCGTCGGCGGTCGAGTTCCTGACATCCGACGCCGCGTCGTTCGTCAGCGGCGTCGACCTCCTGGTCGACGGCGGCAGCACGCACGCCGTGGAGAGCATGTTGCGATGACGTTGCGCGAGGAGCTCGAGCAGTTCGTCGGGAAGCCGGTTGGGTCGGGTGCGCCGTCGGTCGCGCCCGATCCGGTCAACCAGCCGATGATCCGCCACTGGGCTGCCGCGTTCGAGGACGCCAATCCCGTGTACGTGGATCCCGAGCGAGCGCGCGCGTCGCGCTTCGGCGCCGTCGTCGCGCCGCCGCTGATGCTGCAGACGTGGACGATGGCGACGCCGCGCATCACCGGCATCCGCGAACGGGGTGGTTCGCCGGTCGAGTCCGGCGGGCGTGGCGCGCTCGCGGTCCTCGACCAGGCGGGCTTCGTCGGGACGCTGGCGTCGAACTCCGAGTTCGAGATCGACCGCTACCTCCACGTCGGTGAGACGGTGTCGGCGACGACCGTGATCGAGTCGATCTCCGACGAGAAGAGCACGCGTCTCGGGCCAGGTCACTTCGTCACGTGGGTGACCACCTACCGCGACCAGGACGGCGCGGTCGTCGGGCGGCAGCGGTTCCGGATCCTCAAGTTCAAGCCCGGGGGTGAGGCGGGATGACCCGCACGGACACCACGGTTCGCTGGCGCGACGTGCAGCCCGGGGACGAGCTCACGCCCCTCGCGGTCGAGGCGACCGCGACGGTGATCGTCGCGGGCGCGCTCGCGACACGCGACTTCATGCCCGTCCACCACGACCGCGACTACGCGAACGCGCAGGGCGCGCCGGACATCTTCATGAACATCCTGTCGAGCAACGCGTACTGCAGCCGCTTCTTGACGGACTGGGCGGGGCCCGACGCGATGGTGCGCCGTCTCGCCATCCGGCTCGGTGTACCGGTGTTCCCCGGATCGACGCTGACGTTCACCGGAACGGTGACGGCGACGCGCCGCGAGGGTGACGACGGGCTCGTGGACATCGACCTGCGCGCGGCCACCGATCTCGGCGACCACCTCACGGGGTCGGCGACGCTCTCGCTCCCGGTCGACTGATCGCGGCGCGGTGCCGGCGC
The Acidimicrobiia bacterium DNA segment above includes these coding regions:
- a CDS encoding SDR family oxidoreductase is translated as MTGTVSVVTGAAGGMGSACARRLASRGPLVVSDRNEAALDALAGDLRAGGCDVHTVATDVADRGAVRDLADTAARIGPIGAIAHTAGVSPTMDDPATIVRVDLLGTAYLLDAFLVHATAQTAAVCIASQSAYLVPPFDAGLGALPGALLQPDVIAKLTAAAPDVIADPGIAYGWAKRQVVDLVVACAPAWGARGARVVSLSPGIIDTGMGRQELDAQPFMRTIIENTPLRRIGTADEIASAVEFLTSDAASFVSGVDLLVDGGSTHAVESMLR
- a CDS encoding MaoC family dehydratase N-terminal domain-containing protein — its product is MTLREELEQFVGKPVGSGAPSVAPDPVNQPMIRHWAAAFEDANPVYVDPERARASRFGAVVAPPLMLQTWTMATPRITGIRERGGSPVESGGRGALAVLDQAGFVGTLASNSEFEIDRYLHVGETVSATTVIESISDEKSTRLGPGHFVTWVTTYRDQDGAVVGRQRFRILKFKPGGEAG
- a CDS encoding MaoC family dehydratase — protein: MTRTDTTVRWRDVQPGDELTPLAVEATATVIVAGALATRDFMPVHHDRDYANAQGAPDIFMNILSSNAYCSRFLTDWAGPDAMVRRLAIRLGVPVFPGSTLTFTGTVTATRREGDDGLVDIDLRAATDLGDHLTGSATLSLPVD